The Flavobacterium psychrotrophum region GTTGGTATGGTTTTGCTGAGGTTGCCAGTATTTGGCGGCGTATAATAAAACAACCAGAAAACAAACGGCAGGTACGGCATAGCCATATTGTATGTTTCCTGTAAGGTCTGATATGTAACCAAGCCCTAATGGCAATAGTGCGCCGCCTACAATGCTCATTACAATGAGTGATGAGCCAAGCTTTGTATCATGCCCCAGGCCGCTGATGCCCATAGAAAATATAGAAGGAAACATAACCGACATAAAAAATGATATGCCTATAAGAGCATAAACCGTTATCATGCCCGTGCCAAAAATAGCCAGGAAGCAAAGCCCTACATTTATAGAGGCGTATAGTATAAGTAGCTTGTTTGGCGCTATAAACTGCATAAAAAATGTACCTGCAAAACGCCCCAGCATAAAGGCGAGCCCGGCTGCCCCGGCATACCAGCTAGCCTGTAGCTGGCTAATACCCGCTGCGGTAGTAGCAAAGCGTATAAAAAAGCTTAAGATACATACCTGTGCGCCCACATAAAAAAACTGTGCAATTACAGCCCATTTAAGATGCTTGTGCTTTAGTATCTTACTTATAGATGCGCCATTGTTACTATCTGTACTTTCTTCTTCATGTTTAATATCAGGTAGTTTTACAACAGCAAATAGTACTATGATAATACAAATTATAATGCCTAAAACCAGGTAGGGGCCTTTAACACTGGCTGCTTCCTGTGCAAGGTATATTTGCCTGTCTGCAGGGAGCATAGCGTTAATTTGAGCTTCGGTATATTCGGTTCCTGAGAGTATAAATTTACCACCGATGATAGGAGCCATAAATGCTGCCAGGCCATTAAAAGACTGAGAGAAATTAAGCCTTCGCGTGGCCGTTTCAGGATCTCCTAAAATTGTTATGTAAGGATTAGCTGCCGTTTCAAGAAACGCTAATCCGCAGGCAATGATAAACAAGGCACCCAGAAAAAATATGTATTGTTGTGTATTAGCAGCTGGAATAAAAAGGAAAGAACCTATGGCAAAAAATAGCAAGCCTACTATTATGCCGCTTTTATAACCATAACGCCGCATAAAATATCCGGCAGGCAGGGCCATTACAAAGTAGGCTATGAATACAGAGAAGTCTACAAACGCAGTTTCAAGATCGTTTAGGGTAAATACTTTTTTAAGGTGCGGTATAAGTATAGGATCCAGGTTATGTATAAAGCCCCAAAAGAAAAACAGGCTGGTAACCAATATTAGAGGTATCAGGTAGTTGTTACCGGTACCCGACTTTTTGCTTACTGTAACCTTTGATGTAGCGTGATTCATTTTTTAGTTTATGATTTCTATATAAACATCTACTCTTTCTAAAACAGCATAAGATTACTTTTTATGCTGCTTTAAGATGTCCTGAGATAAACTGTATTCATATCAGGTTACTATATCGATTGATGTTTTACAAAGTAATGTAAAAGCCGGAATTAAAAAATATGGGTAATTATTAAATTAGTAAGATATATTAACCTGTAATTATTTATAATAAAAAAAATAAGGTAATATTTTTTACTTATTGTAAATTTTTTGATACTGCAAAGGCGTGTTGCCGGTTACGATTTTAAAGCATTCGTGAAAACTGGCAAAATTATTAAATCCTGATTCAAAGCATATTTCTTTTACACTCAGCGAATTTTCTATGAGCATACGGCATGCGTTGCCTATCCTGATTTCATTTATAAAGCTGGAATAGGTTTTGCCCGTCTTTGCCTTAAAAAATTTGCAGAATGCCGGGCGGCTCATTTTAGCTACACCCGCTATTTCGTCAAGGTCAATGCGCCTTTTATAATGGTTTATGGTATGATTAAATATTGCCTGTATGCGGTCGCGCTCTACTTCCTGGTAATAGCCCTGAAAACCTACCGATGCTAAGTGTTCTTTTTTTTCTGTTTCAGAAATTACCAGCAGCGCATCCATAAGGTTAAGTATTTTGCGCCTGTCGTTACCGGTAACAATTTCTTCGATCAGGCAGCCCAGCCGTGTTCCGTGGCAATCGGTAAGCTGTATGCCCCTTTTAGACTTTTCTATTATGCGTTGCAAGTCTGTATTCTCGGGTAATTTTAAAAAATCAGCACCCCAAAACTGATTAGAAAAATGTATTACATAAACCTCTATCGGGTTATCCTCTATGTTTTCAAAATACTTGGCTGAATACTGCCAGTAGTGTGGCAGGTTACTTCCCACAATTATTATGTTGCCGTCTTTAAAAGGGCGAATGTCATCACCCACAAACTGGGTACCGTCACCTTTTTTTACATATATAATTTCAAGCTCGGTATGGTAGTGCCATATATTATTAATATCCGGCGCTCTGTCTACCCTTGCACTAAATGAGCGCGATGAACTTGATGGTATTTTTAATAAAAAAGGTTTCACTATTTTTTCAATTTTAATCAAAACTAATGTTTTTTATTTAATACTTGGGTACTGTATCGTAGTAGTTTGATAATAAAGCTTAATAATTGGAAAATAGGGTAAAGTTTTATGATTTTCAATTGCTATTACTTTGTACTTACATTTTAGAACTTATTACAGCGTTAAAACGCTAACAGAGGTATGGCTTTCTTTAAATTAAGCATGCTACATAACAGGTGGCTGTCAGGCTGCTGAAACCTAACCAGTATTCCAATAATAATTTATAGCACAAATTAGTATTCCATGAAATACATAGTATGCGAGGAGCCTTACAGGCTACTGATAAAGCACAAACCCATGCCGGAATTACAGCCGGGTGAGGTACTGCTTAAACTTAAAAAAGCCGGTGTGTGCGGTACAGACCTTCATGCTTATGAGGGGACCCAGCCTTTTTTTGAATATCCAAGAATATTAGGCCATGAGCTTGCTGCCGAATATGTGGCAGGAAATAGTAACCGATTTAATGCAGGGGACAGGGTTACCGTTTTGCCTTACTTTAATTGTGGTACGTGTGTAGCCTGCCGCAATGGGCATACTAACTGCTGTGAGAAGATGAACGTTTTTGGGGTACATACAGATGGTGGTATGTGCGAATATATTACCCTGCCCGAAGCTTATGTTATAAATGGACAGGGACTATCTTATGATGAACTTGTTGTGGTAGAGCCTCTTGCCATTGCAGCCCATGGCATAAAAAGGGCTGGTGTAACTGCAACCGATACAGTACTTGTTATGGGTATAGGCCCCATAGGTGCCGGGCTTATAGCATTTGCTAAAATAGCCGGCGCTAAGAAAATTATTGCTATGGATGTTAATAATTACAGGCTGGGCTATGCAAAAAATGAGCAGGGTGCCGATGCCGTTATTAATCCGCTGGAGGAGGATGTAATTTCGCGGCTGCGCGAAATTACCGATGGTGATATGCCTACAGTAGTGATAGATGCTACCGGTAATAAAAATGTAATGAATGATGCTTTTAAGTATATGGCCCATAGCGGCAGGTATGTGCTTGTGGGCTTACAAAAAGAGCCGCTAACGTTTAGCCATCCTGAATTTCATAAGCGCGAATCTACTCTTATGAGCAGCCGTAATGCTACAAAGGCAGATTTTGATTTTGTAATAACGGCTATTAAATCGGGTAACATAGATGTTACTACATATATAACGCACAGGCTCAGCTTTGACAGCCTGGCCGAAAATTTTGAAACCCTTATGGATAGTAGCAGGAACGTATTAAAAGCCGTAATAGAGTTCGATGCGTAAGGTAATTACTTTTGGCGAGGTACTTATGAGGCTTTCGCCACCGGGCAGTTATAAACTACAACAGGTTTACTCGTTAGATTATTACTTTGGGGGTACCGAGATGAATGTTAGCGCCGGGCTGTCTATGCTGGGGCTAACAGTACAGCACATTACCTGCCTGCCAGAGGATATGACAGGCGATGCCGCGCTATCTGTTATGCGTGGTTATGGCATAGATACTTCGGCAGTTGTAAGGAATGACCATCCTATAGGCTTATATTTTTATGAAGCAGGATCAGAATTTCGTTCCGGTAACATTAGTTACAACAGGCAGCACAGCGCTTTTTCTAAAATAACGCCAGCGGCTGTTGACTGGGAAACCGTTTTAAAAGATACCGCAATTTTTCACTGGACGGGAATAACGCCTGCCATTTCAGAGGGGACTTATAAAACATTGCTTGAAGGGCTCAAAATTGCCCGAAATAAAAATATAGTGGTTACAGCCGATCCTGTTTTTCGTAAAAACCTATGGAATTATGGGCGTGATAGCAAAGAAGTTATTAGCGAGCTATTGCAATATACAACCGTATTTATAGGCGGTCCTGCCGAGATAAACGAAATTCTGGATAGATCAGAACCGGCAGATAAAGAGAGTTTTATTTCGGCCTCAGAAGAATTGATGAAAGCCTATCCTGATATTACTATGGTTGTAGATAAAGTAAGG contains the following coding sequences:
- the fucP gene encoding L-fucose:H+ symporter permease, translating into MNHATSKVTVSKKSGTGNNYLIPLILVTSLFFFWGFIHNLDPILIPHLKKVFTLNDLETAFVDFSVFIAYFVMALPAGYFMRRYGYKSGIIVGLLFFAIGSFLFIPAANTQQYIFFLGALFIIACGLAFLETAANPYITILGDPETATRRLNFSQSFNGLAAFMAPIIGGKFILSGTEYTEAQINAMLPADRQIYLAQEAASVKGPYLVLGIIICIIIVLFAVVKLPDIKHEEESTDSNNGASISKILKHKHLKWAVIAQFFYVGAQVCILSFFIRFATTAAGISQLQASWYAGAAGLAFMLGRFAGTFFMQFIAPNKLLILYASINVGLCFLAIFGTGMITVYALIGISFFMSVMFPSIFSMGISGLGHDTKLGSSLIVMSIVGGALLPLGLGYISDLTGNIQYGYAVPAVCFLVVLLYAAKYWQPQQNHTNNNLL
- a CDS encoding AraC family transcriptional regulator — its product is MKPFLLKIPSSSSRSFSARVDRAPDINNIWHYHTELEIIYVKKGDGTQFVGDDIRPFKDGNIIIVGSNLPHYWQYSAKYFENIEDNPIEVYVIHFSNQFWGADFLKLPENTDLQRIIEKSKRGIQLTDCHGTRLGCLIEEIVTGNDRRKILNLMDALLVISETEKKEHLASVGFQGYYQEVERDRIQAIFNHTINHYKRRIDLDEIAGVAKMSRPAFCKFFKAKTGKTYSSFINEIRIGNACRMLIENSLSVKEICFESGFNNFASFHECFKIVTGNTPLQYQKIYNK
- a CDS encoding zinc-binding alcohol dehydrogenase family protein, with translation MKYIVCEEPYRLLIKHKPMPELQPGEVLLKLKKAGVCGTDLHAYEGTQPFFEYPRILGHELAAEYVAGNSNRFNAGDRVTVLPYFNCGTCVACRNGHTNCCEKMNVFGVHTDGGMCEYITLPEAYVINGQGLSYDELVVVEPLAIAAHGIKRAGVTATDTVLVMGIGPIGAGLIAFAKIAGAKKIIAMDVNNYRLGYAKNEQGADAVINPLEEDVISRLREITDGDMPTVVIDATGNKNVMNDAFKYMAHSGRYVLVGLQKEPLTFSHPEFHKRESTLMSSRNATKADFDFVITAIKSGNIDVTTYITHRLSFDSLAENFETLMDSSRNVLKAVIEFDA
- a CDS encoding sugar kinase, with the translated sequence MRKVITFGEVLMRLSPPGSYKLQQVYSLDYYFGGTEMNVSAGLSMLGLTVQHITCLPEDMTGDAALSVMRGYGIDTSAVVRNDHPIGLYFYEAGSEFRSGNISYNRQHSAFSKITPAAVDWETVLKDTAIFHWTGITPAISEGTYKTLLEGLKIARNKNIVVTADPVFRKNLWNYGRDSKEVISELLQYTTVFIGGPAEINEILDRSEPADKESFISASEELMKAYPDITMVVDKVRVGSDASAQKIYARCWTNSQYIQTDAITINTITDRIGTGDAFAAGLIYILHQDGDVYEALQFALASCALKHGILGDVNLATVTEITALAKGSFSGRINR